From Hydrogenobacter sp., one genomic window encodes:
- the lpxB gene encoding lipid-A-disaccharide synthase — protein sequence MRVFFSLGERSASNYVYNIFKGVEGIDAWGITDERLESLGFKSIAKIEDLSTVGIAEAIPKVPFVLKLYRKIQNLLEDIDVLVLCDAPAFNLPLLKKARGKVKKIVYFISPQVWAWKENRAKLIAQYADHIIVILPFEVSLYESYGKFKVHYVGHPLVDIAKPSQSRENFFKLVGEQNIVGLLPGSRWSEIKRHASYLRRVFLELHKKYDLFGVLPTFEPFREYLEEVFRDIPVKILTEAHTPTPSYDVMSYSVMSLIASGTAELEASLLLNPHIVFYRVHPLTYFIGKRLIRVKWVSLTNLVLGKEAVSEIIQRDWKILYESADKLLTSQKVREKMKEDFIRLRHILGEEGVIGKLRSLFLSIFQES from the coding sequence ATGCGAGTCTTTTTTTCCTTAGGTGAAAGGTCGGCGAGCAATTACGTTTATAACATATTTAAAGGTGTTGAGGGTATTGATGCATGGGGAATAACTGATGAAAGGCTTGAAAGTTTAGGTTTTAAAAGCATAGCTAAGATAGAAGATCTATCCACTGTAGGTATCGCTGAGGCTATTCCTAAGGTACCTTTTGTTCTCAAGCTCTACAGGAAGATACAGAATTTGCTTGAAGATATAGATGTGCTTGTGCTTTGTGACGCACCAGCCTTTAACCTTCCACTTCTCAAAAAGGCAAGGGGGAAAGTTAAGAAGATCGTATACTTCATATCTCCTCAGGTGTGGGCCTGGAAGGAAAACAGGGCAAAGCTCATAGCTCAGTATGCTGACCATATCATAGTCATCCTTCCCTTTGAGGTGAGCCTTTACGAAAGCTACGGAAAATTTAAGGTGCATTATGTAGGACATCCCCTTGTAGATATAGCTAAACCTTCACAAAGCCGGGAAAATTTTTTTAAGCTTGTAGGCGAGCAAAATATCGTAGGGCTTCTTCCCGGTAGCAGATGGAGTGAGATAAAAAGACATGCTTCTTATCTAAGGCGTGTATTTCTGGAGCTTCACAAGAAATACGACCTTTTTGGTGTGCTTCCCACTTTTGAACCTTTCAGGGAATATCTTGAGGAAGTCTTTAGGGACATTCCTGTCAAAATCCTCACCGAAGCTCACACGCCTACGCCTTCTTACGATGTTATGTCATACTCGGTGATGTCTCTGATTGCAAGCGGAACAGCCGAACTTGAAGCAAGTCTTCTTTTGAATCCCCACATAGTCTTTTACAGGGTTCATCCTCTTACATACTTTATAGGTAAGAGGCTTATCAGGGTAAAGTGGGTATCACTTACCAACTTGGTGCTTGGGAAGGAGGCTGTATCCGAAATAATCCAGAGAGATTGGAAAATTCTCTACGAATCTGCTGACAAGCTTTTGACATCCCAGAAGGTTAGGGAGAAAATGAAGGAGGATTTTATCAGACTCCGCCATATATTGGGAGAGGAAGGTGTAATAGGAAAGTTAAGATCTTTATTTTTAAGTATCTTCCAAGAAAGCTAA
- a CDS encoding RluA family pseudouridine synthase: MSKSVKKVTEVLDFTVGEEAEGKRLDTFLTNAYGEFSRSYIQKLIEEGFVFIDELEVRKPSKKVKAGQKITFFVPSGEPLEIMPEDIPFDTVYEDQHIIVLIKPCGLVVHPSPGHSRGTLVNALLYRVKELSGIGGVERPGIVHRLDKNTAGLMVVAKTDKAHVSLAKQFQNRTVLKLYHALVSGLIKEESGVIEKPIARHIIDRKRFSVSQDGKPAKTEYRLIKRFEKHKVSLLDVRIYTGRTHQIRVHLSSLGYPILGDTTYGFKSSSVDPKIRELMGDCHMLVSYRLAFSHPISGKWMDFKIQDPEPFRSVLAFLEDT; the protein is encoded by the coding sequence ATGTCAAAGTCAGTAAAGAAGGTAACGGAAGTTCTTGATTTTACAGTTGGTGAAGAAGCTGAAGGTAAAAGACTTGACACTTTTTTAACCAACGCTTATGGAGAGTTTTCAAGGAGCTATATACAGAAGCTCATAGAAGAAGGGTTTGTCTTTATAGACGAGTTGGAGGTGAGAAAGCCCTCTAAAAAAGTGAAAGCTGGACAAAAAATTACCTTTTTTGTACCGAGCGGCGAACCCTTGGAGATAATGCCTGAGGATATACCTTTTGATACGGTGTACGAAGATCAGCACATTATTGTATTAATAAAGCCGTGTGGTCTTGTTGTACATCCTTCTCCGGGGCACTCCCGTGGAACTTTGGTAAACGCCCTGCTTTACAGAGTCAAGGAGCTTTCCGGGATCGGTGGGGTGGAAAGACCTGGGATAGTTCACAGGTTGGATAAAAACACAGCAGGGCTTATGGTGGTTGCAAAAACGGATAAAGCTCACGTGTCCCTTGCAAAGCAGTTCCAGAATAGAACAGTACTAAAACTCTATCATGCTCTGGTGAGCGGGCTTATAAAAGAGGAAAGTGGTGTAATAGAAAAACCCATAGCGAGGCATATAATAGATAGGAAAAGGTTTTCTGTAAGCCAAGATGGAAAGCCGGCAAAGACGGAGTATCGGCTTATAAAAAGGTTTGAAAAGCACAAAGTTAGTCTCTTAGATGTGCGTATCTACACGGGTAGAACTCACCAAATCAGAGTACATCTCTCCTCTTTAGGTTATCCCATTCTTGGTGACACAACATACGGCTTTAAGTCTTCCTCCGTTGACCCAAAGATAAGGGAGCTTATGGGTGATTGCCACATGCTTGTGAGTTACCGCCTTGCTTTTTCACATCCAATCTCGGGTAAATGGATGGATTTTAAAATACAGGATCCTGAACCATTCAGGAGCGTTTTAGCTTTCTTGGAAGATACTTAA
- a CDS encoding AAA family ATPase, translating into MRPILLRLENFTAYTRPQEIDFSDLNFFIIQGKTGAGKTSIIEAICYALYGKVPRYKGLGVHEHLLSKGQRRMRVYFEFSVKGKRYAVDRLYEVSKSPVVRFYEGSKLLNLKVKEVEEYISKLLSMDYETFTKVIVLPQGQFDRFLKPNKPVERREILNRLLGYDEIFEKMNRIIKDTLSQLRIKKESLDAEYESIKYAQEGILREKEEELKKKRQNLEHLTKEKEDLSALLQKAIEKERLQKELSERESELSKLLSLHEDIQKKREKLYTAKEVLDYAPSLKEYEELSENIHKLTEEKKLLNMELLKYKDELTQMEEERKRLEQEYTKLDELRSKERELEITKERLIALLDLQKKINQTLTQIEDREKQRNRLKDELGILQEDLSQKEKQLSDIEQKLLELENVEEEYAKLTAIKSIYDQLPHIYAEIEKTEELLKQNKERLVLLESDVKNLEGSLFEAYVHEIKSKLLPGDICPVCGNEVHKIVTHHRSEDLSFAQIREKLESLRKEEQNIINSLGGYENRIKELRQKHEEILRSGGMSQQEFYIKYEEIKKKYHLYKSLKEKEKQIRQVCESSRSKKSEKEIVLSKLEASLEHAKEHLSELKNQEETEMKRLSEILGRHVRDPKRELGLLEEDLGKIKGRIASVQHEYENLRKYMEELRIKASRIEEQIKQKERLKEDMRTRLAEVGKTLYPALQKFGDIEKLKELCLPKEEVQRLEKEVIDYERHTESLKTQIERLKNILSGYPQELSRQRIEEKLKDLDKVIYRVNQEMGILIREVQEIREKIERRKAIEQEIIKLSRELWKYEALEKDMRSEKFPEFVSRHMLQTILDRASFYLLKFSSGIYEFKLTEGDLCVIDRSSGHERSVFTLSGGETFIASLSLAFAVSDVISHSAPLESMFIDEGFGALDRETRESLGEFFELIKLNAGRMVGIISHLEDLAEKFDQKIVVEKRGDYSTIRVEVI; encoded by the coding sequence ATGAGACCCATACTTCTTAGACTTGAGAACTTCACCGCTTACACCAGACCTCAGGAGATAGATTTTTCAGATCTTAATTTTTTCATAATACAAGGTAAAACTGGCGCTGGAAAAACGAGTATCATAGAAGCCATATGTTACGCGCTCTACGGAAAAGTACCACGATACAAAGGGCTTGGTGTTCACGAACACTTACTTTCAAAAGGACAAAGGCGTATGAGAGTTTATTTTGAGTTTTCTGTTAAAGGCAAAAGATATGCCGTAGACAGACTGTATGAGGTGTCAAAATCCCCTGTAGTGAGATTTTACGAAGGTTCAAAACTCCTTAATTTGAAAGTTAAAGAGGTGGAGGAATACATATCTAAGCTTCTCAGTATGGATTACGAAACTTTCACCAAAGTTATAGTGCTACCTCAGGGGCAGTTTGACAGATTCCTAAAACCCAACAAACCTGTAGAACGTAGGGAGATACTTAACAGACTTTTAGGTTATGACGAGATCTTTGAAAAGATGAACCGCATAATAAAGGATACACTGAGCCAGCTGAGGATAAAAAAGGAATCCCTTGATGCCGAATACGAATCCATAAAATACGCTCAGGAGGGCATACTCAGAGAAAAAGAAGAAGAACTTAAGAAAAAGCGACAAAATCTTGAGCATCTTACAAAAGAGAAAGAGGATCTGAGCGCACTTTTACAAAAAGCTATAGAGAAGGAAAGGCTTCAGAAGGAATTATCCGAAAGAGAATCTGAACTTTCAAAGCTTTTGAGCCTTCATGAGGACATCCAAAAAAAACGTGAGAAGTTGTATACAGCCAAAGAGGTTTTAGATTACGCACCTTCTCTGAAAGAGTATGAAGAGCTAAGCGAAAATATCCACAAACTTACTGAAGAGAAAAAGCTCCTTAATATGGAACTGCTCAAGTACAAGGATGAGCTAACTCAAATGGAGGAAGAGCGAAAAAGACTTGAGCAAGAGTACACTAAACTTGACGAGCTTAGATCTAAAGAAAGAGAGCTTGAGATAACAAAAGAGAGATTGATCGCACTTTTGGATCTCCAAAAAAAGATAAACCAAACCTTGACACAAATAGAAGATAGAGAAAAACAGAGAAATAGGTTAAAAGATGAACTCGGTATTCTCCAGGAGGATCTTTCGCAAAAAGAGAAACAACTTTCCGATATAGAACAGAAATTGCTGGAACTTGAGAACGTAGAAGAGGAGTATGCAAAACTTACAGCCATAAAATCCATATACGATCAGCTTCCACATATATATGCGGAAATTGAAAAAACAGAAGAACTGCTTAAACAAAATAAGGAAAGGCTTGTCCTTTTGGAATCTGATGTAAAGAATCTTGAGGGTTCACTTTTTGAAGCGTACGTTCACGAGATAAAAAGTAAGCTCCTCCCTGGAGATATATGTCCTGTATGTGGAAATGAGGTTCATAAGATAGTGACACATCACCGTTCTGAGGATTTGAGCTTTGCACAAATTAGGGAAAAACTTGAAAGTTTACGAAAAGAAGAACAGAATATCATAAACTCCTTAGGAGGCTATGAAAACAGAATAAAAGAGCTTAGACAAAAACATGAAGAGATATTAAGATCAGGTGGCATGAGCCAACAGGAATTTTACATAAAGTATGAGGAGATCAAAAAAAAATATCATCTCTACAAAAGTTTGAAAGAGAAGGAAAAGCAAATAAGACAGGTCTGTGAAAGTTCAAGATCAAAAAAGTCAGAAAAAGAGATAGTCCTCTCTAAACTTGAAGCAAGCTTGGAACATGCAAAAGAACATCTTTCTGAACTTAAAAACCAAGAAGAAACAGAGATGAAGAGACTTTCGGAGATCTTGGGAAGACACGTTAGGGATCCAAAGCGTGAGCTTGGATTACTTGAGGAGGATCTTGGTAAGATAAAAGGAAGGATAGCCTCTGTGCAACATGAATACGAAAATCTGAGGAAATACATGGAGGAGTTAAGAATAAAAGCTTCCCGTATTGAGGAACAGATAAAGCAGAAAGAAAGACTAAAAGAGGATATGAGAACCAGACTCGCCGAGGTAGGCAAGACATTATACCCAGCTTTACAAAAGTTTGGGGACATAGAAAAACTCAAAGAGCTATGCCTTCCTAAGGAAGAAGTGCAAAGGCTTGAAAAGGAAGTTATAGATTACGAAAGACATACCGAGAGCTTAAAAACACAGATAGAACGGTTAAAGAATATCCTCTCAGGGTATCCTCAAGAACTGAGCAGGCAGAGGATTGAAGAGAAGTTGAAGGATTTGGACAAAGTTATATATAGAGTTAATCAGGAAATGGGCATCTTAATAAGGGAGGTACAGGAGATAAGGGAAAAGATAGAAAGAAGAAAAGCCATAGAGCAAGAGATAATAAAGCTAAGCCGGGAGCTTTGGAAGTACGAAGCTCTGGAAAAAGACATGAGAAGTGAAAAGTTTCCCGAATTTGTCAGCAGACACATGCTACAGACTATACTTGATAGAGCGAGCTTTTACCTTCTCAAATTCAGCTCCGGTATTTACGAATTTAAGCTTACAGAAGGGGATCTGTGTGTGATTGATAGAAGCTCAGGACACGAGAGAAGCGTTTTTACTCTGAGTGGAGGGGAGACATTTATTGCGAGTCTTTCACTCGCCTTTGCGGTAAGCGATGTAATCTCTCACAGCGCACCTTTAGAAAGCATGTTTATAGACGAAGGTTTTGGCGCTCTTGATAGGGAAACCAGGGAGTCTCTTGGAGAGTTCTTTGAGCTTATAAAGCTTAATGCGGGAAGGATGGTTGGAATAATAAGCCACCTTGAGGATTTGGCAGAAAAGTTTGATCAGAAGATAGTGGTGGAAAAGCGTGGTGACTACTCAACAATAAGGGTTGAGGTTATATAA